One region of Chryseobacterium muglaense genomic DNA includes:
- a CDS encoding DUF417 family protein, translating to MQQTSQHKNLSTYKIGYYISLFGAAIILLWIGAFKFTPTEAAAIKPLVENHFLTFFVYDIMSAQAVSNIIGVIEIIIALLLIFSVKFASLKKFAGIGMVVTFLVTLSYLFTTPNVWHVVDGVPVTDFFILKDLMLLGFGLMLLNGKNEHT from the coding sequence ATGCAACAGACATCACAGCACAAAAATTTATCAACGTACAAAATCGGTTATTACATTTCACTTTTCGGGGCAGCAATTATTTTACTTTGGATTGGGGCTTTCAAATTTACACCGACAGAAGCAGCAGCGATAAAACCTTTGGTAGAAAACCATTTTCTCACGTTTTTCGTATATGATATTATGAGCGCCCAAGCGGTTTCTAATATAATCGGAGTGATAGAAATTATCATTGCCTTGTTATTAATCTTTAGCGTGAAATTTGCATCTCTTAAAAAATTTGCAGGTATCGGAATGGTAGTTACCTTTTTGGTAACATTAAGTTATCTCTTTACAACGCCGAATGTTTGGCATGTTGTTGATGGCGTTCCTGTTACAGACTTTTTTATTCTTAAAGATCTGATGCTTTTAGGATTTGGTTTAATGCTTTTAAATGGAAAAAATGAACACACATAA
- a CDS encoding glycoside hydrolase family 3 C-terminal domain-containing protein, with amino-acid sequence MLKKTVLLSLFTLISASAMAQNNTTPVYLDESKPVEQRIQNALSRMTLEEKIAMLHAQSKFSSPGVPRLGIPEFWTTDGPHGVRPEVMWDEWDQAGWTNDSIIAYPALTALSATWNKKMSWNYGKALGEEARYRKKDILLGPGVNIYRTPLNGRNFEYMGEDPYLTSKMVVPYIQGVQSNGVATSVKHFALNNQEMFRHTSNVIVDDRTLYEIYLPPFKAAVTEGDSWTIMGAYDMYKNQYASQNKYLLNDILKGEWKYKGVVVSDWGAVNNTEQAIHNGLDVEFGSWTNGLSAGTRNAYDNYYLAKPYLDLIKSGKVGTAELDDKVTRLLRLAYKTTMNTKKPFGNIASEEHKAVAKEIGEEGIVLLKNQNNVLPIDINKAKKIAVIGENAIKVMTVGGGSSSLKVKYETLPLDGIKAKFGKNSDVQYARGYVGDIGGEYNGVKSGQDLKDTRSPEELLNEAVELAKKSDYVIFVGGLNKADFQDSEGNDRKSYGLPYNQDNVISALAKANKNFTVVLITGNAVAMPWIKDVPSVVQGWYLGSEAGNSIASILAGDANPSGKLPFTFPVKLEDNSAHTMGEYPGNKEELAAGKGKDQKNPINITYNEGIFVGYRWHDTKKIKPLFSFGHGLSYTTFEFGKAKADKTSMNQDDKITFTVTVKNTGKKAGAEVAQLYITDVKSSVERPAKELKGFEKVFLNPGEQKEVTFTIDKTALSYFDAQKHDWVAEPGDFEAQIGNSSDAIKTKVKFTLK; translated from the coding sequence ATGTTGAAGAAAACTGTACTTCTAAGTTTGTTTACGTTAATATCTGCCTCTGCAATGGCTCAAAACAATACTACTCCTGTTTATTTAGACGAATCTAAACCTGTTGAACAGCGAATTCAGAACGCACTTTCCAGAATGACTCTGGAAGAAAAAATAGCAATGCTTCACGCACAGTCAAAGTTCAGTTCTCCTGGTGTTCCAAGATTGGGAATTCCTGAATTCTGGACAACCGACGGTCCACACGGAGTTCGCCCCGAAGTAATGTGGGACGAATGGGATCAGGCTGGCTGGACAAATGACTCCATTATCGCCTACCCCGCTTTAACCGCTTTATCTGCAACATGGAACAAGAAAATGTCTTGGAACTATGGTAAAGCATTAGGTGAAGAAGCAAGATACAGAAAAAAAGATATCCTTTTAGGACCTGGAGTAAATATTTACAGAACTCCTCTAAACGGAAGAAACTTCGAATACATGGGTGAAGATCCATATCTGACTTCTAAAATGGTGGTTCCTTATATTCAGGGAGTACAATCAAACGGAGTGGCAACTTCTGTAAAACATTTCGCATTAAACAATCAGGAAATGTTCCGTCATACAAGCAACGTTATTGTTGATGACAGAACGTTATATGAAATTTACCTTCCGCCTTTCAAAGCAGCAGTAACTGAAGGAGATTCCTGGACGATTATGGGAGCTTATGATATGTACAAAAATCAGTATGCAAGCCAAAACAAATATCTTTTAAATGATATTCTTAAAGGAGAATGGAAATACAAAGGAGTGGTTGTTTCGGACTGGGGTGCAGTAAATAATACAGAACAAGCCATTCATAACGGATTGGATGTAGAATTCGGAAGCTGGACCAACGGTCTTTCTGCCGGAACAAGAAATGCATACGACAATTATTATTTAGCAAAACCTTATTTAGACCTTATTAAATCAGGAAAAGTAGGAACTGCAGAGCTTGATGATAAAGTGACGAGACTTTTACGTTTAGCTTATAAAACTACGATGAACACCAAAAAACCTTTTGGAAACATCGCTTCTGAAGAGCATAAAGCGGTAGCAAAAGAAATCGGTGAAGAAGGAATTGTTTTGTTGAAAAACCAAAACAACGTACTTCCAATCGACATCAATAAGGCAAAGAAAATTGCGGTAATTGGTGAAAATGCCATCAAAGTAATGACTGTTGGTGGTGGTTCTTCTTCATTAAAAGTAAAATATGAAACGTTACCTTTAGACGGAATTAAAGCTAAATTCGGTAAAAATTCAGATGTACAATATGCAAGAGGTTATGTAGGAGATATCGGTGGAGAATACAACGGTGTAAAATCTGGTCAGGATTTGAAAGATACCCGTTCTCCGGAAGAATTATTGAACGAAGCTGTTGAATTGGCAAAAAAATCTGATTACGTAATTTTCGTAGGTGGATTAAACAAAGCCGACTTCCAGGATAGCGAAGGAAACGACAGAAAAAGTTACGGACTTCCGTACAACCAAGATAATGTAATTTCAGCTTTAGCAAAAGCTAATAAGAACTTTACCGTTGTTTTAATCACAGGAAATGCAGTAGCAATGCCTTGGATCAAAGACGTACCTTCTGTAGTTCAAGGTTGGTATTTAGGTTCTGAAGCAGGAAATTCTATTGCTTCTATTTTGGCAGGTGATGCCAATCCTTCAGGAAAATTACCGTTTACATTCCCTGTGAAACTGGAAGATAATTCAGCTCACACGATGGGAGAATATCCCGGAAATAAAGAAGAATTGGCTGCCGGAAAAGGTAAAGATCAGAAAAACCCAATCAACATTACCTATAACGAAGGAATATTTGTTGGTTATCGTTGGCATGACACCAAAAAAATCAAGCCTTTGTTCAGCTTCGGTCATGGTTTAAGTTATACCACTTTCGAGTTTGGAAAAGCGAAAGCCGACAAAACAAGCATGAATCAGGATGATAAAATCACCTTTACGGTAACTGTAAAAAATACAGGTAAAAAAGCGGGTGCAGAAGTGGCTCAATTATACATTACTGATGTAAAATCATCTGTTGAACGCCCTGCAAAAGAGTTGAAAGGTTTTGAAAAAGTATTTTTAAATCCTGGTGAGCAGAAAGAGGTGACCTTTACAATTGATAAAACTGCTTTAAGTTATTTTGACGCGCAAAAGCACGACTGGGTTGCAGAACCTGGAGATTTTGAAGCACAGATTGGTAATTCTTCAGATGCAATTAAAACTAAGGTAAAGTTTACTTTAAAGTAA
- a CDS encoding sigma-70 family RNA polymerase sigma factor has protein sequence MTKNEALKNWIEQYSESLLRRAIFLLSDTVEAEDIVQEVFIAAFSSYDSFEGKSTPKTWLNTILNNKVADFYRKKYKSEPHIKLDHFFDETGSWKNDTVLNDWNVSNSEPELLDNQDFNKSLEDCIEDLPSRWKIPMKLYYLEEKKAPEVSQELDISTTNLWKILQRTRMQLRECLEFNWFSKS, from the coding sequence ATGACGAAAAACGAAGCTTTAAAAAACTGGATAGAACAGTATTCTGAATCTTTGCTGAGAAGAGCAATTTTTCTGCTTTCGGATACCGTTGAAGCGGAAGATATCGTTCAGGAAGTTTTCATTGCTGCTTTTTCATCTTACGATTCTTTTGAAGGAAAAAGCACGCCTAAAACTTGGCTCAATACGATTCTCAACAATAAAGTCGCTGATTTTTACCGTAAAAAATACAAATCGGAGCCCCATATTAAGCTCGACCATTTTTTTGATGAAACCGGCTCCTGGAAAAATGACACAGTTTTAAATGATTGGAATGTTTCCAATTCAGAACCTGAACTTCTGGACAATCAGGATTTTAATAAAAGTTTGGAAGATTGCATTGAAGATTTACCTTCCCGATGGAAGATTCCGATGAAACTTTATTATCTCGAAGAAAAAAAAGCACCCGAAGTGAGTCAGGAATTGGATATTTCTACGACTAATCTTTGGAAGATTTTACAACGCACGAGAATGCAGCTGAGAGAATGTCTGGAATTTAACTGGTTTTCAAAATCATAG
- a CDS encoding IS110 family RNA-guided transposase, giving the protein MTKLSKKVIGVDVGSKFLTVSFNDSNHQDQVYNIENNQRSILSFLKKISSDDYCFVIEATGNYSSRVLHLSLGNGFESSLINCMSVKHFARMKNIIAKTDAEDAKLIRLYGELFRPENYIPKSIEIEHLDQEIKLLNDLEEEKRRYAVKLKSLRYNPYLNPNTEKHYERRLKQLEKEIKEVELRLPKLQDEKFKEVKDLIQSVSGIGEKTSLQLMTATSGFKNFDSAKSLVKYFGLAPRIYQSGKKCYSPGKCRTSKTHIRSLLYVCSWTAMKHNVHCKELYLRLLAKGKPKKLALIAVCNKLLRICFGVVKNKIAYQQDYEKNCKILT; this is encoded by the coding sequence ATGACAAAATTATCAAAAAAAGTGATTGGTGTAGATGTTGGGTCAAAGTTTTTAACGGTGAGTTTTAATGATAGCAATCATCAGGATCAGGTTTATAATATAGAAAACAACCAGCGTTCGATTTTATCTTTTTTAAAGAAAATATCATCAGATGATTATTGTTTCGTTATCGAAGCTACTGGTAATTACAGCAGCAGAGTGCTTCACCTTTCTTTGGGCAACGGTTTTGAATCCAGCTTGATAAACTGTATGTCTGTAAAGCATTTTGCAAGGATGAAAAACATTATTGCAAAAACAGATGCTGAAGATGCTAAATTAATCAGGCTTTATGGCGAACTGTTTCGTCCTGAGAATTATATCCCAAAGAGTATCGAGATTGAACACCTTGATCAGGAGATTAAACTTTTGAATGATTTAGAGGAAGAAAAGCGCAGATATGCCGTGAAACTAAAATCACTTCGTTATAATCCTTATCTTAATCCTAACACAGAAAAGCACTATGAAAGAAGGCTCAAACAGTTGGAAAAAGAAATTAAAGAGGTTGAGCTACGTCTTCCCAAACTTCAGGATGAGAAATTTAAGGAAGTAAAAGATTTAATACAAAGTGTATCAGGAATTGGCGAAAAGACGTCATTACAGCTAATGACAGCTACATCGGGATTTAAAAACTTTGATTCGGCAAAATCTCTTGTAAAATATTTTGGATTGGCACCGCGAATTTATCAGTCTGGAAAGAAATGTTATTCTCCCGGAAAGTGCAGAACCTCAAAAACCCATATCAGAAGTCTGCTGTATGTCTGCTCCTGGACGGCAATGAAACACAATGTGCACTGCAAAGAACTTTACTTAAGGTTGTTGGCAAAAGGTAAACCTAAGAAACTGGCATTGATAGCAGTTTGTAACAAACTTTTAAGAATTTGTTTTGGTGTGGTGAAAAACAAAATAGCTTATCAACAAGATTATGAAAAAAACTGTAAAATTTTAACATAA
- the alaS gene encoding alanine--tRNA ligase has protein sequence MTSQEIRQKFLDYFKSKDHLIVPSAPIVLKDDPTLMFSNSGMTQFKDFFLGYKTPTAPRIADTQKCLRVSGKHNDLDDVGRDTYHHTMFEMLGNWSFGDYFKKDAIAFAWELLTEVYGIPKENLYVTIFEGDASENLDRDQDAYDYWKSVISEDRIINGNKKDNFWEMGASGPCGPCSEIHIDLRTPEEKAKVSGLDLVNNDHPQVVEVWNLVFMEFNRKADGSLEKLPAQHVDTGMGFERLCMALQGKSSNYDTDVFTPLIAKVEELSGKKYTGILEDEKDIAIRVVVDHIRAVSFAIADGQLPSNGGAGYVIRRILRRGISYSYRFLDMKEPFLFQLVAVLQEQMGTFFPELKKQGKLVTEVIKSEEESFLRTIETGLIRVEKLIQQTISEGKKVLPTQEVFELYDTYGFPDDLTRIIAEEKGLTIDEAGFELALSEQKQRSKKDSASKVYDWVVLEEKPETFVGYDQIETETYITRYRKVENKDGEFYQVVLSNSPFYPEGGGQIGDKGVLENATESFEVLETKKENGLIISLINGLPKDAGAVFYAKVNANERKNSQANHSVTHLLHEALREVLGTHVEQKGSYVGPDYLRFDFSHFSKMTDEELALIEEKVNAKIKENIALQEFRNIPIQEAIDKGAMALFGEKYGDSVRMIQFGSSKELCGGTHVKSTSEIGHFKINSESSAAAGIRRIEAISGDKSEEYFKGLEKQITELSQLLKSKDVVRSIEKLIEENAALKSEVDALKKEKAKGEIGDWKGAYEQKGDKLLLVKKTSLDAGSVKDIVFQLKKEIPTSITIILSDADGKPMITVGVSDDLAGIYQAGALIKELAKEIQGGGGGNPGFATAGGKNLDGLENAYQKALNI, from the coding sequence ATGACATCACAAGAGATTCGTCAGAAATTTTTAGATTATTTTAAAAGCAAAGACCACCTTATCGTTCCTTCTGCACCGATTGTGCTGAAAGATGACCCTACTTTAATGTTTTCCAACTCTGGAATGACGCAGTTTAAAGATTTTTTCTTAGGCTACAAAACGCCGACTGCACCTAGAATTGCCGATACCCAAAAGTGTTTGAGAGTTTCCGGAAAGCATAATGATTTGGATGATGTAGGGAGAGATACCTATCACCACACGATGTTTGAAATGTTGGGGAACTGGTCTTTTGGTGATTATTTCAAAAAAGATGCTATTGCTTTTGCCTGGGAATTGTTGACTGAAGTTTACGGAATTCCGAAAGAGAATCTTTATGTAACGATTTTTGAAGGGGACGCTTCTGAGAATCTTGACAGAGACCAGGATGCTTATGATTACTGGAAATCTGTAATTTCTGAAGACCGAATTATCAATGGAAACAAAAAAGATAACTTTTGGGAAATGGGAGCAAGCGGACCTTGCGGACCTTGTTCTGAAATTCATATTGACCTAAGAACTCCTGAAGAAAAAGCTAAAGTTTCAGGTTTGGATTTGGTGAACAATGACCATCCTCAAGTAGTGGAAGTTTGGAATCTCGTTTTTATGGAATTCAACAGAAAAGCGGACGGTTCTCTGGAAAAATTACCTGCTCAACACGTAGATACCGGAATGGGCTTCGAGCGTCTTTGTATGGCGCTTCAAGGGAAATCTTCCAATTATGATACCGATGTTTTCACGCCTTTGATTGCTAAAGTTGAAGAACTTTCAGGCAAAAAATATACAGGGATTTTAGAAGACGAAAAAGATATTGCCATCCGTGTTGTGGTAGACCATATCAGAGCGGTTTCGTTTGCGATTGCAGACGGACAATTGCCTTCAAACGGTGGTGCTGGCTACGTTATCAGAAGAATCTTAAGAAGAGGAATTTCTTATTCTTATCGATTCTTAGACATGAAAGAACCTTTCCTTTTCCAATTGGTTGCTGTTCTTCAGGAGCAAATGGGAACATTCTTCCCTGAGTTGAAGAAGCAGGGAAAACTGGTTACTGAAGTAATTAAAAGTGAGGAAGAATCTTTCTTAAGAACAATTGAAACTGGCTTAATCAGAGTTGAAAAATTAATTCAGCAAACGATTTCTGAAGGTAAAAAAGTGTTGCCAACGCAAGAAGTTTTCGAATTATACGATACTTATGGTTTCCCGGATGATTTAACAAGAATTATCGCTGAGGAAAAAGGGTTAACGATTGATGAAGCAGGGTTTGAACTGGCGCTAAGCGAACAAAAGCAACGTTCTAAAAAAGATTCTGCTTCTAAAGTTTACGACTGGGTTGTTTTGGAAGAAAAGCCGGAAACTTTTGTAGGCTACGACCAAATTGAAACTGAAACCTACATTACAAGATACAGAAAAGTAGAAAATAAAGACGGCGAATTTTATCAGGTTGTGCTAAGCAACTCCCCTTTTTATCCTGAAGGTGGTGGACAAATCGGTGACAAGGGTGTTCTTGAAAATGCAACTGAAAGTTTCGAAGTTCTTGAAACTAAAAAGGAAAACGGATTGATTATTTCTTTAATCAACGGGCTTCCGAAAGATGCAGGTGCTGTTTTTTATGCTAAAGTGAATGCCAACGAAAGAAAAAATTCTCAGGCGAATCACTCGGTAACGCACTTGTTGCACGAAGCTTTGAGAGAGGTTTTAGGAACTCACGTTGAGCAAAAAGGTTCTTATGTTGGTCCGGATTATTTGCGTTTCGATTTCTCGCATTTCAGTAAAATGACAGACGAAGAATTGGCTTTGATTGAAGAAAAAGTAAATGCAAAAATCAAAGAAAATATCGCTCTTCAGGAATTTAGAAATATCCCGATTCAAGAAGCAATTGACAAAGGTGCAATGGCTTTATTCGGTGAAAAATATGGTGACAGCGTGAGAATGATTCAGTTTGGAAGTTCGAAAGAACTTTGCGGTGGAACTCACGTGAAAAGCACCAGCGAAATCGGTCATTTCAAAATTAATTCTGAAAGTTCTGCAGCAGCGGGAATCAGAAGGATTGAAGCGATTTCGGGAGATAAATCTGAGGAATATTTCAAAGGTTTAGAAAAGCAAATCACTGAGCTTTCTCAATTGCTGAAATCTAAAGATGTCGTACGTTCTATCGAGAAATTAATCGAAGAAAATGCAGCGTTAAAGTCTGAAGTTGACGCTTTGAAAAAAGAAAAAGCAAAAGGCGAAATCGGCGACTGGAAAGGTGCTTATGAGCAAAAAGGCGATAAATTACTTTTAGTGAAAAAGACTTCTCTGGACGCAGGTTCTGTAAAAGATATCGTCTTCCAGTTAAAGAAAGAGATCCCAACTTCTATAACGATTATTTTGTCCGACGCAGACGGAAAACCAATGATTACCGTCGGTGTTTCTGATGACTTAGCAGGAATTTATCAGGCTGGAGCGTTGATTAAAGAGTTAGCTAAAGAAATCCAAGGTGGCGGTGGTGGAAACCCAGGTTTCGCAACAGCCGGAGGAAAAAATCTTGATGGTCTGGAAAATGCTTATCAGAAAGCTTTGAATATTTAA
- a CDS encoding GIY-YIG nuclease family protein, translating into MQISFVYILLCSDNTYYTGVTENVYKRFDEHQDGKYFGSYTFSRRPLQLVYFCQFMDIEQAIAFEKKIKKWSQAKKLALIEGRYEDLPNLAKKNFRR; encoded by the coding sequence ATGCAAATATCATTCGTCTATATATTACTTTGTTCTGATAATACCTACTACACTGGAGTAACCGAAAATGTTTACAAACGTTTTGACGAACATCAAGACGGTAAATATTTTGGCTCTTACACGTTCTCAAGACGTCCGTTACAGTTAGTATATTTTTGTCAATTTATGGATATCGAACAAGCAATTGCATTTGAGAAAAAGATTAAGAAATGGTCACAGGCAAAAAAATTAGCATTGATTGAAGGAAGATATGAAGACCTGCCTAATCTTGCGAAAAAGAATTTTAGGAGGTAA
- the msrB gene encoding peptide-methionine (R)-S-oxide reductase MsrB — MKNIFTFLGMVLGIAVFATSCGDAKQQSSSIKKENETTMNAKNVKEVYFAGGCFWGTEHFFQQIRGVVGTEVGYANGNKKNPTYEEVVSHTTGFAETVKVKYDPEQVDLKLLIDLYFKTIDPTSLNKQGNDRGDQYRTGIYSTDKETEAIIKEEVQKLAKNYNKPLVVETIPLKNFYSAETYHQDYLDKNPGGYCHIEPGLFEMAKNANPLPKSKYQKQDKDVLKKKLTAEQYAVTQENATERPHTNEYDKEFREGIYVDITTGEPLFISTDKFESGCGWPSFSKPISKNVIDEKTDNSIGMSRTEVRSKTGDAHLGHVFDDGPKDKGGLRYCINSASLKFVPKAEMKAKGYGEYISLLTKK, encoded by the coding sequence ATGAAAAATATATTCACATTTCTCGGAATGGTTCTGGGAATTGCAGTCTTTGCGACAAGCTGCGGAGATGCAAAACAACAATCTTCATCAATTAAAAAAGAGAATGAGACCACTATGAATGCTAAAAATGTAAAAGAAGTTTATTTTGCAGGCGGTTGCTTTTGGGGAACTGAGCATTTTTTTCAACAAATCAGAGGAGTTGTAGGAACTGAAGTTGGGTATGCCAACGGAAATAAGAAAAATCCTACTTATGAGGAAGTTGTAAGTCATACAACAGGTTTTGCTGAAACGGTAAAAGTAAAATATGATCCGGAACAGGTTGACCTTAAACTTCTGATTGATTTATATTTTAAAACGATAGACCCTACGAGTCTTAACAAACAGGGAAATGACAGAGGCGACCAGTACAGAACAGGAATTTATTCTACTGACAAAGAAACTGAAGCGATTATTAAAGAAGAAGTTCAGAAATTAGCAAAAAATTATAATAAACCTTTGGTTGTAGAAACGATTCCTTTGAAAAACTTCTACAGCGCAGAAACGTATCATCAGGATTATTTGGATAAAAATCCGGGAGGTTACTGTCACATCGAACCGGGATTATTTGAAATGGCAAAAAATGCAAACCCGCTTCCAAAATCTAAATATCAAAAGCAGGATAAGGATGTTCTGAAGAAAAAATTAACGGCAGAACAATATGCAGTTACGCAGGAAAATGCTACAGAAAGACCTCACACCAATGAATACGACAAAGAATTTCGTGAAGGAATTTATGTAGATATTACAACGGGAGAACCATTATTTATCTCAACCGATAAGTTTGAATCAGGTTGTGGATGGCCAAGTTTTTCAAAACCTATTTCTAAAAATGTTATCGACGAAAAAACCGATAATTCAATCGGAATGTCAAGAACAGAAGTGAGAAGTAAAACCGGAGACGCTCATTTGGGACACGTTTTTGATGACGGACCGAAAGATAAAGGTGGTTTGAGATATTGTATCAATTCTGCATCATTGAAGTTTGTTCCAAAAGCGGAAATGAAGGCAAAAGGATATGGAGAATATATTTCTCTTCTTACTAAAAAGTAA